Genomic DNA from Anguilla anguilla isolate fAngAng1 chromosome 17, fAngAng1.pri, whole genome shotgun sequence:
TCAGTACATaagaacacagagcacagaggtACAACGTCATTTCACCTTAAAACTCAAGTCAACTCCCACCTTTGGGCCACTAAAATTTGGCAGACAGAACTGGTTGCGTCAAATCCAATACATAACATTCATCTTCCTTTCTCCCATCTTTACATGCAAAACTAAGAAATGCTTACCCAGTCGAGAGTGGTAAATGTACTGAAATGACAGGCTGTGTGGTATACTTTGTTACCATAGAGTCTTAACTCGTGCTTGGATCTTCAGCTTGGCTGTCACTCAGCTCTTACCTgatttcctcctcttccttgaGTTCATAATCCAGTGGCATGTTATCCCACTCTGAAACAGGATCACAGCAAGACAGAGGCAGGCATGAGGGATTTATGAGACACCAAACTGCCCATACCAGTGTCATTACCAGAATGCAATATGTGATAGCGTTTTATCCAATGAGGAGTCAATTGGTCCGAATGACGCCATTTTTGAAATTCCACCGTTTTGGTAATTACACCTCTGTGCCTAACAGATGGAATCCATTACACTGTGTGTATCCAATGTAGTGCATCACGTATGAAGAAAATGAccaattacattttgtgtaacCTCGCACCTGTCAAGGGAACGGTCCTAAAATGATGCCCTTTAAGTAAGACAGTCAAACACGTCCCACTGCCATCTTCAATCCCAAAGGGCATCATTCAGGGACACCCAGGCAAGGGGAGAGGCAGATTTCACTAGATGGTTCCTACCACTGAACTCTACGATACGCTCTATGGTTCCTACAGACTTATCAGCAGAATGATAATGCAGTGAAGTAACTCACCTTCTATGGTGCGCCACCAGGCCATCAGTACCTCGATGTCCTAAAGCAGAAATGGTGGCATGATGGTTAGCAGAAAAACATCACCcttttaaaacttgtttttctaATGAGAGGATATGATGAGGGAACCATGCAAATTTTCAGTCTACATCCTTATGAAGATGCCCCTCATCTCACCTCAGGCTTGCGTTCCTCCGAATCCTCGTTTTTAACGCATGAGCACCAGCCCAGTTCCTCGTACAATGGCTCTGACTGTGACTTTGATTGGGGGATTGGTGGCAGTGGTCTTTTGGAGAAAAAATCATGGACCGCCTTGCTCCTGATTGCCTACGATACGACAACATATATTTATCCAAATTCAacttcagattttattttatttttttgtatacaaTTAAAGAACATGTGAAATCAAAGTCATAACTTCTAATAGttatattatacatacattagaacaggaaaacaaacactgataTCATGCCTATTTTATACTGTTGAGATGTTGAGATGTCAATTTTTTTATACTGAAAGCAACTGCACATTACAGGAATGGTATTAATCTTTCAAACACCATTTTCTTGCTCAattcacacatttacatgtCAACCAATTAATGGTGTGAATGTTTTTGCGGGCTGCCAATTAGAACTAAATTTGAAGTGAATATTTATGCACCACAGACAAGCAATGCCACACCTCCAATGACATACTTCacctcaaaatgaaatgttattattttggttACTTTACCAttcataaatttgaaaaaaagtaaatgcatCTACCTTCACTTTGTGACTTAATGAACACTTTAATTACAAGAAAGGTGAGTGACTGCACAGGGTCTGTAATGAAGGAACCAGAGTGCTATAGAAAATGGCACCATAGTTAGGACTGCAGAATTATGCTGCTGACAGTAGGcgtaatgtttgtttttgggttttgggTTTAGATTACTGATCTACCCGGAATGCTGAAAGAACAAATTAAGTCcacatgtaaatggtaaatggactgcatttatatagcgcttttatccaaagcgctttacaattgatgcctctcattcgccagagcagttaggggttaggtgtcttgctcaagaacacttcgacatgcccagggtggggtttgaaccggcaaccctccgactgccagacaatcggtcttacctcctgagctatgtcgccccctacaTGTCACGTTGGTATGTCAGATAACCTAAAGTACAGCAGCATTTTCCATCATAGGCTACATCATTTAGTGcagacagtaaaaataacagcagCTGTTAGTGAGAAGgacaattattttgcttttgtgattaaattatgcataaaatacattgcaCGCAAtccatataaaatacattgcatgGTTTAATAATAAATTGCATGTGCCATGAATCCACAAGAAAGGGATTTCTGTAGTTACCTTCAGGCTGCCCTTGTACTGAGTGTCACAGGCACCTAGAGAGGTTTCACTGTCCTTGTACTGAGCGTCACTGGCAAATGGAGGGGTTTTTCTGTCCTCGTACCCAGTGTCGCTGGCCCCTGGAGGGGTTTTTCTGTCCTCGTACCCAGTGTCGCTGGCTCCTGGAGGGGTTATTATGTCCGTGTACAGAGTGTCACAGGAACCTAGAGAGGTTTCACTGTCCCCGTACTGAGTGTCACTGGCAAATGGAGGGGTTTTGCTGTCCTTGTACTGAGTGTCACATACAACTGGATAAGTTTTATCATCGTATTGAGTGTCACTGGAACCTGGAGGGTCTATTCTGTCCTCACACTCAGTGTCAAAGCCAGCTGGAGGGGTTTTGCTGTCCTCGCACTCAGTGTCAAAGCCAACTGGAGGGGTTTTACTGTCCTTGTACTGGGTGTCACAGCTATTTGAGGGTCCCCAGGTGGACATCTGTACTGGGAGGAGCGCTTTATGACCTCCACGGCTCTTGCTGAAGTTGGGAGGTGGTGGCCGTTCAGGGCGTGAGCTCCGATGGCAAGTATCCAAAGGTTTCTGCCATCGCAGTGGTAAGAGGAACACAGAAAGTACTTCAAACCTCAAACTCAATGGGAGCAATAATATACAACATTAAATCACAATAAACATACACTGCAAATATGGTGTCTTGGTATTACTGTAGCATGGTCAatgtgataatgataataaaagaGATGTAATGTTGATTCCATTCACAGAGGTGATGTTACCTTGTTTCATGTATTGCTAGACCATGTGGATCAGAGCATCAGCTAAtcttattttgttcatttatttaatctttatttaagCAGGAAGGACAACTGAGAACTTCTCCTTTGCAGGGATGACCTGAGGAATCAATGTGGCTAGGGAATGCAAGGGATTATTCAGCCAGCCAGACACAGGGAATTATTAGAGAGCCAGTTCTGTGAGTTTTGCGAGGGTTTTAACTGAGCGTGAGAGTCAATAACAGGACTGCTACCTTTGCTCCCTGGTTTGCTTTCTGTTGGTCCCGACCGATCCGGAGCCACGCTGGTTTCCGGAAAAGGAGTTCGGAGTGGGACTTGGATCTGTGCACTGGCGTTGGTGGCTCAGATTTGAGCGTGAGCAAAGATGTGCTTCGCTCCAGGTGGTTAACCTGAGGTCACGAAAACAGGGTCAAAAGAGTGTTATAGTAATGGTGAGCTCTTGTATGACTAAGGAGAGGCCATGTCAAAAAGAAGCAGAGGTTAAGGAGGACcttctgaatttaattttaaaacatttaagaaaattaataaaaatatataataataatgcagcaACGATATTTGGGTCATAAAAGCCCAggcaataatacatttaatgaccataataataaatagtatGCATATAATACTTTGCTTGTGTATCGTAATACAATCCatgtgtataataataaattgcatCTGTATAATGATGAAGAGACATTTtccctgaatatttttttgaactgGACACATCACCTAGTGCTATATCATATTGTCTGTCCAACCGTTAATCTCTTGCAGAGTTAGCATCTCACCTCAGTGGGTCTTGTCTCCTCCGGCAGTATTTCCAGGTAGAGTGGGATCTGTCCATCCTCAGACACAGAattgggagggggaaggggagggggagggggagggggcaggggtaaGGCCGAGGCTGAGGAATGGGGGCTCGGCGGCTGTGGCGAACTCTGGCTCGGGAGCAATGGGCTGCAGGGCTCtttttcatcatcttcatctttTTCAAACATCTATGGGCCGTAAAAAAGCGAACATTTTATTAGAGAACTACAAACACCCgcagcagggctgaggggtGTACCACGAATCCACAAAAAAAGGGGTTTCTGTAGTCACCTTCAGACTGCCTCCATCCTGCGTGTCACGGCCACCTGGAGGGCTTTTATTGTCCCCATCCTGAGTGTCCCTACCATTCAAGGCCGCCCTGGTGGACATCTGTACTGAGAGGAGCGCTTTATGACCTCCACGGCTCTTGCTGAAGTTAGGAGGTGGTGGCCGTTCGGGGCGTGAGCTCCGATGGCAAGTATCCAATGGTTTCTGCCATCACAGTGGTATGAGGAACACAGAAAGCACAACGATAAACTTGACAGATGCAATAAGCAACAAAAAATCACAGTAAACCTGAACTGCAAATATGGTGTTTCGGGTATTACCATGACATCCCACAGAGTTAATGCGATGATAATAGAGATTACAGTACACACTATGCAGTACCTCCATCCTGACTGGATGCTTCTTGGCTTCATTTTACCTTTAACAGATGTTCTCACCCAGAGGAAATCGTGCCGTTTATATTCACCACCACACAATACAATCAATTCATTCAGCTGGAGATTTCTACTGAAGCAGCTCATCTTAATTTGTTAAAAGCAGCACCCCAATAGGGAAACAAACCCAGAACACTGGTGGTGCAGGTATCATTCCCAAACAATTATTATGGTATGCTACCATCCTGCTACACTGTTTCATATCTTAAAGGTCATTTCCTCATTCCAAAAACATATGAATCATatgaatgttttgttgttttgctcaTTTGCATAAGGAAGTAATAATTTATTACAGGTAAGTAGGGGCAACAGGCACTGGATTATGGCATGTCAAATCTTATTTTCCCCTATTTCATACACACCTGCTGAGTATTCTGAAGGCAGATAAGTAGCATGGCTGAAAgtcacagctttttaaaaaaacatttttttcaagaccatttttattgttttagagCAGTGATTTCCAAACCTGGTCCAAGTGGCCCCTatatatgctggttttcattccaaccacaattgcaatctcagaattgATTGCAGAATTGTTCTACATGAAACACTTCTGCTTCTTTGTGGTTCTGTGGgtgcctccccccacccccacccatttcTTTAACATGTTCCAGTATTCTTGATTTATCaacataattaaatgtaatgttgtttCAGTTCACAGCAGTGTTGTTACCCTGTCTCATGCCTTGCTAGACCACCTAAATTAGAGCACCAGCTAaccttaattttatttatttattgatttaacatttatttaaccaggtacgTCAACTGAGAACTCACTTCTGTTTTGTAGGGATGACACAGGGAATCAATGTGGCTACAGATTACGGGATTATTCAGCCAGTCAGCTGCAGGGAATCATTAGAGAGCCagttttgtatgtgttttaacTGAGAGTGAGAGTCAATAACAGGACTGCTACCTTTGCTCCCTGGTCTGCCTTCTGTTGGTCCTGACTGATCTGGAGCAACGCTAGTTTCCGGAAAAGGAGTTCGGAGTGGGACTTGGATCTGTGCACTGGTGTTGGCGGCTCAGAT
This window encodes:
- the LOC118217133 gene encoding uncharacterized protein LOC118217133; translation: MSTRAALNGRDTQDGDNKSPPGGRDTQDGGSLKMFEKDEDDEKEPCSPLLPSQSSPQPPSPHSSASALPLPPPPPPPLPPPNSVSEDGQIPLYLEILPEETRPTEVNHLERSTSLLTLKSEPPTPVHRSKSHSELLFRKPAWLRIGRDQQKANQGAKKPLDTCHRSSRPERPPPPNFSKSRGGHKALLPVQMSTWGPSNSCDTQYKDSKTPPVGFDTECEDSKTPPAGFDTECEDRIDPPGSSDTQYDDKTYPVVCDTQYKDSKTPPFASDTQYGDSETSLGSCDTLYTDIITPPGASDTGYEDRKTPPGASDTGYEDRKTPPFASDAQYKDSETSLGACDTQYKGSLKAIRSKAVHDFFSKRPLPPIPQSKSQSEPLYEELGWCSCVKNEDSEERKPEDIEVLMAWWRTIEEWDNMPLDYELKEEEEIRVFTLTAYRIKMGLRLFNCLLSKNSESLQNRITELNTTADNLDKTRKRAKIATMTGGTTGTVGGVAVVAGLVLAPLTLGASLVVSAVGVGVATAGGLTGASAALTNKVNSNLDRKRVEKIVLDYWDEVSDIERCLHFVCLGMGWLGQQDASRLRVADEETVAVARLAEVARGNSSSIQTACQSLEILQKFSLDMDDFFTNGESQKVKKGTETKFADKIRSLAQQLQDGLDSLMTIRENLTLAASTTGVYEEPRYC